In Cucurbita pepo subsp. pepo cultivar mu-cu-16 chromosome LG04, ASM280686v2, whole genome shotgun sequence, the following are encoded in one genomic region:
- the LOC111793931 gene encoding BTB/POZ and MATH domain-containing protein 6-like produces MADTNSNTPTASAPERSPSDSPTSSRSVTHTLNGSHKFVIQGYSLAKGMGPGKHIASDNFTVGGYQWAVYFYPDGKNIEDNSTYVSIFIALASDGTDVRALFELTLVDQSGNGKHKVHSHFERSLESGPYTLKYRGSMWGYKRFLRRSTLENSDYLKDDCLQINCTVGVVVSSIERPHSQMISVPESNMGAHFGALLENLEGSDVTFDVDGENFQAHKLILAARSPIFRSEFLNMLEKNKQEIIVKNLEPNVFKALLHFMYTDSIAEDVVVSTSSSSSESCVGDNFMAKLLAAADKYGLERLRLMCESHLCKDLSVHSVAKVLSFAEEHHATELKAVCLRFAAMNLGAVMQSKGFEQLKENNPSLQSEILKTLAQQCGDVNVNGSKSRSMWAQLSDGGDSNGRRVKQRT; encoded by the exons ATGGCCGATACTAATTCCAATACCCCCACCGCCAGCGCACCGGAGAGGAGCCCCTCCGACTCGCCGACGAGCTCGAGGTCGGTGACTCACACTCTCAATGGCTCGCATAAGTTCGTCATCCAGGGGTACTCTTTGGCGAAGGGAATGGGACCGGGAAAGCACATTGCCAGCGATAATTTCACCGTCGGAGGGTATCAATGGGCGGTTTACTTCTATCCGGATGGGAAGAATATTGAGGATAATTCGACCTATGTCTCCATATTCATCGCACTGGCGAGCGATGGCACCGATGTGAGAGCGTTGTTTGAACTCACACTTGTTGATCAGAGCGGTAATGGGAAGCATAAGGTTCATAGCCATTTTGAGCGGTCACTCGAGAGTGGTCCGTATACTCTGAAGTATCGCGGTAGTATGTg GGGATACAAGCGTTTTCTTAGACGATCTACCCTTGAAAATTCTGACTACCTCAAGGATGATTGCCTACAAATAAATTGCACTGTTGGAGTTGTCGTTTCATCAATAGAGCGTCCGCATTCACAGATGATTTCTGTTCCTGAGTCTAATATGGGAGCTCATTTTGGTGCACTACTTGAAAACTTAGAAGGTTCAGATGTCACTTTTGATGTTGATGgggaaaattttcaagctcACAAGTTGATATTGGCTGCGAGATCACCTATATTTCGGTCTGAATTTCTGAATATGTTGGAAAAAAATAAGCAGGAGATAATTGTGAAAAATCTAGAACCTAACGTTTTTAAG GCTTTGCTGCACTTTATGTATACTGATTCCATTGCCGAGGATGTGGTCGTATCGACCTCGAGTTCATCTTCTGAATCTTGTGTGGGTGACAACTTTATGGCAAAATTGTTAGCAGCAGCGGACAAATATGGTTTGGAGAGATTGAGATTGATGTGTGAATCTCATCTTTGTAAAGATCTTTCTGTACACTCTGTTGCAAAAGTACTGAGTTTTGCAGAGGAGCACCATGCCACTGAATTGAAAGCAGTTTGCCTGAGATTTGCTGCCATGAACCTTGGAG CTGTGATGCAATCAAAAGGTTTTGAGCAATTGAAGGAAAACAACCCTTCACTTCAATCGGAGATCCTGAAGACACTTGCACAACAATGTGGGGACGTTAATGTCAACGGATCGAAATCACGGAGCATGTGGGCTCAACTCTCCGATGGTGGCGATTCCAATGGAAGACGGGTTAAGCAAAGAACCTGA
- the LOC111792960 gene encoding pollen-specific leucine-rich repeat extensin-like protein 1, translating into MKNECINXKLRVSGERMTEGNKWLRFYKELDVPTDIDTDNISAKFKDGVLFVKHPKKLSAATSTNLPEKSTSKPKPKPKPKPEPGKPKADLQSPAGKPTADPRAPAEPPKPAAGKPTADPRAPAEPPKPAAGKPKADTRAPAEPPKPTAGNSTTDQPAVRQNSPKSQDQKRQLQSSSKLGPPSSPGIQDMDKALEDQQNRTPGPPTVPQRQNEEPQEQAHGERIPPPQKEKTHTNLKEALEETRDEERGKEEIGSKMGEGKGKEEEGSHGREEKEGEVAEERRRRRSEGTVEESFLWRREGYKQVIDGVVKELRTTMVTLVLGIAVLVILYLKVTNKGHVDEEL; encoded by the coding sequence ATGAAAAATGAGTGTATTAATNGAAAGTTGAGGGTCTCCGGCGAACGGATGACCGAAGGCAACAAGTGGCTCCGATTCTACAAGGAGCTAGATGTCCCCACCGATATTGACACCGACAACATCTCTGCCAAGTTCAAGGATGGCGTCCTCTTCGTCAAACACCCCAAAAAACTCTCTGCCGCTACTTCCACCAACCTACCGGAGAAGTCAACgtccaagcccaagcccaagcccaagcccaagcccgaGCCCGGTAAACCCAAAGCCGATCTCCAATCACCGGCCGGGAAACCCACAGCCGATCCCCGAGCACCGGCCGAGCCTCCGAAGCCAGCGGCCGGGAAACCCACAGCCGATCCCCGAGCACCGGCCGAGCCTCCGAAGCCAGCGGCCGGGAAACCCAAAGCCGATACCCGAGCACCGGCCGAGCCTCCGAAGCCAACGGCCGGAAATTCCACAACCGACCAACCAGCTGTTCGACAAAATTCCCCAAAGAGCCAAGATCAGAAACGTCAATTACAATCAAGTAGCAAACTAGGCCCCCCCTCTTCCCCAGGGATACAAGATATGGACAAAGCTTTAGAGGATCAGCAGAATCGCACACCCGGCCCACCAACTGTCCCACAGAGACAAAATGAGGAGCCTCAAGAACAGGCACATGGGGAACGAATCCCCCCtccccaaaaggaaaaaacacacacaaatcTGAAGGAAGCTTTGGAGGAGACAAGAGATGAGGAAAGggggaaagaagaaattggGTCGAAAATGGGAGAGGGCAAagggaaggaggaggagggcaGCCATGGAAGGGAAGAGAAGGAAGGTGAAGTTGCAgaggagaggaggaggaggaggagtgAGGGAACGGTGGAAGAGAGTTTCCTGTGGAGAAGAGAAGGGTACAAACAGGTTATTGATGGGGTGGTGAAGGAATTGAGGACAACTATGGTGACTTTGGTTTTGGGGATTGCTGTTCTTGTGATTCTGTATCTGAAAGTTACAAACAAAGGTCATGTGGATGAAGAATTGTGA
- the LOC111793635 gene encoding protochlorophyllide-dependent translocon component 52, chloroplastic has protein sequence MDVLKFSSVPLHFTAKLNKSRFLKQCLQVNLLPSLPSSSISRYSRRFKLRASVSSTISTEEFEFASPFEVEAESERRVDERFDWYAQWYPIMPICDLDKRVPHGKTVMGIDVVVWWDKNESAWKVFEDLCPHRLAPLSEGRIDQWGRLQCVYHGWCFNGSGDCKFIPQAPPDGPPVHTSKRACVAVYPSIVQNDILWFWPNSDPQYKDILVKKNPPYIPELDDPSYTKLISNRDLPYGYEVLTENLMDPAHVPYAHYGIMGRQQPNNREKADREGGKPIEIFIKDLDAYGFISNQELGNSQFFAPCVFYTSFSLRSKKRTPKHQDNGALLSAENNAEAPNTSQRKAMLVFMCIPVSPGRSRLIFVSLRNFAIGIDRIIPRWVFHVGQNLILDSDLYLLHVEERKILDVGPSNWQKACFVPTKSDAKVVAFRRWLNKYSDGHVDWRGKFSGILPPSPPKEQLMDRYWSHVVNCSSCNGAYKGLNTLEVVLQVISIALLGVFAATNQSLVSGTARIVMVAMAVLCFAASKWLSHFIYKNFHFHDYNHALR, from the exons ATGGATGTGCTGAAATTCTCTTCTGTTCCACTCCACTTCACTGCCAAGCTGAACAAATCCCGATTTCTGAAGCAGTGTTTGCAGGTTAATCTATTGCCCTCGTTGCCTTCTTCATCGATTAGCCGGTATAGTCGAAGATTCAAGCTCCGTGCGAGCGTATCATCTACCATTTCAACGGAGGAATTTGAATTTGCGAGTCCGTTTGAGGTTGAGGCCGAGAGTGAACGGCGAGTGGATGAGAGGTTTGATTGGTATGCGCAATGGTACCCGATTATGCCGATTTGTGACCTCGACAAGAGGGTGCCGCATGGGAAAACGGTAATGGGGATTGATGTCGTGGTGTGGTGGGATAAGAATGAGAGTGCGTGGAAGGTGTTTGAGGATTTGTGTCCGCATAGATTGGCTCCCTTGTCTGAAGGAAGGATTGATCAATGGGGGAGATTGCAATGTGTTTATCATGGCTGGTGTTTTAACGGATCTGGTGATTGTAAGTTCATCCCTCAGGCGCCCCCTGACGGCCCTCCG GTTCACACGTCCAAAAGGGCATGTGTTGCTGTTTATCCTAGCATTGTGCAGAATGACATTTTATGGTTTTGGCCAAATAGTGATCCCCAGTACAAGGATATTTTGGTGAAGAAAAACCCCCCTTACATTCCTGAATTGGACGATCCGTCATATACTAAGTTAATTAGTAACAGAGATCTTCCATATGG GTATGAGGTTTTGACTGAGAATCTTATGGACCCAGCTCATGTCCCCTATGCCCATTATGGGATAATGGGAAGGCAACAGCCCAATAACAG AGAGAAAGCAGATAGAGAAGGAGGCAAAccaattgaaatatttataaaagacTTGGATGCGTATGGTTTCATCTCTAATCAGGAACTGGGAAATAGTCAATTTTTTGCACCTTGTGTATTTTACACTTCTTTTAGTTTAAGGTCTAAGAAAAGAACTCCAAAACACCAAGACAACGGAGCTCTCTTATCAGCTGAAAACAATGCG GAAGCCCCGAACACATCACAGAGAAAAGCAATGCTAGTATTTATGTGTATTCCCGTTAGTCCAGGTCGAAGCAGATTAATATTTGTATCTCTAAGAAATTTTGCTATAGGCATTGATCGAATTATTCCAAGATGGGTCTTCCACGTGGGACAAAACCTTATCTTAGATTCTGATTTGTATCTTCTTCACGTCGAG GAGAGAAAGATATTGGATGTGGGTCCTTCAAATTGGCAGAAAGCTTGTTTTGTGCCAACCAAATCAGACGCCAAAGTGGTTGCTTTCAGAAGGTGGTTGAACAAATATTCAGATGGCCATGTTGACTGGAGAGGCAAGTTCAGTGGCATTCTTCCTCCATCGCCTCCAAAGGAACAGCTGATGGACAG GTACTGGTCTCATGTGGTGAACTGCAGCAGCTGTAATGGGGCATACAAGGGTTTAAATACACTAGAAGTGGTGTTGCAGGTCATCTCCATTGCTTTGCTTGGAGTTTTTGCAGCAACAAACCAGAGTTTGGTATCAGGAACTGCTAGAATTGTGATGGTAGCAATGGCTGTACTCTGCTTTGCTGCTTCAAAATGGCTTTCTCATTTCATTTACAAGAACTTTCACTTCCATGATTACAATCATGCCCTGAGGTGA
- the LOC111793777 gene encoding uncharacterized protein LOC111793777, whose product MKDSNPTTEPIGQHLIKLISNLCFSVFVFSVLIITVIAITYKPPDPWLESTPALTKLFTASENATFKNDESVVKTGEDLVSVLPPVLPSAQGNQITEAVIEKSEEVIANSTPKLNCDEFRAVNCSDPHILIAVERFNLRVFKSIAFLEYQTPVNGSKEDECDVSWRFRNKKEKSWRKYRDFRRFKFDVGEDCHYKVVHAGGWHSGINARRPRSNRTKGGGSARVSPPVRDEEINDTIPTLGSEMNFMKGKYLYYSRGGDYCKGMNQYLWSFLCGLGEAMYLNRTFVMDLSVCLSGNYNPSKKDEEGKDFRFYFDFEHLKEVSSIVEEGEFLRDWKKWDKGHKKKKIPVRKVVSHKVTPMQLKKDKKTIIWRQFDAPEPENYWYRVCEGQAAKYIQRPWHAVWKSKRLMNIVTEISGRMDWDFDAVHVVRGDKAQSKELWPHLDADTSPDAILEKLKGMIRPWRNLYIATNEPFYNYFDKLRSHFKVHLLDDYKELWGNTSEWYNETTLVNNGKPVEFDGYMRVAVDTEVFYRAKTRVETFYNLTKDCKDGVNTC is encoded by the coding sequence ATGAAAGATTCAAATCCGACCACAGAGCCCATTGGGCAGCATCTCATTAAGCTGATAAGTAatctctgtttctctgtttttgtgttttctgTTCTTATTATCACTGTCATTGCCATTACTTACAAGCCTCCAGATCCATGGCTTGAATCTACTCCTGCTCTTACTAAGCTCTTTACTGCCTCTGAGAATGCCACTTTTAAGAACGATGAATCTGTTGTCAAAACTGGCGAGGATTTGGTTTCTGTTCTTCCCCCTGTACTGCCGTCTGCTCAGGGGAATCAGATCACTGAGGCGGTGATTGAAAAATCTGAGGAGGTAATTGCTAATTCTACTCCGAAATTGAATTGTGATGAATTTCGGGCTGTAAATTGTTCCGATCCGCATATTTTGATTGCTGTTGAGAGGTTTAATTTGAGGGTTTTTAAGTCTATTGCGTTCCTAGAGTATCAAACTCCGGTTAATGGATCAAAAGAAGATGAATGTGATGTTTCTTGGAGATTTAggaacaagaaagagaagtCATGGAGGAAGTATAGGGATTTTAGGAGGTTTAAATTTGATGTTGGAGAGGATTGTCATTATAAGGTAGTTCATGCTGGTGGTTGGCATTCAGGTATAAATGCTCGACGACCGAGAAGCAACCGTACAAAGGGTGGAGGAAGTGCTAGAGTTTCTCCACCAGTACGGGATGAGGAGATCAACGACACGATCCCGACGTTGGGATCGGAGATGAATTTCATGAAGGGTAAGTACTTGTACTATTCGCGTGGAGGGGATTATTGTAAAGGAATGAACCAATATCTATGGAGTTTCTTGTGTGGTTTGGGAGAGGCAATGTATTTGAACAGGACGTTTGTGATGGATTTGAGTGTGTGTTTGTCTGGTAATTATAATCCAAGCAAAAAAGATGAGGAGGGGAAAGATTTTCGTTTTTATTTCGATTTTGAGCATCTTAAAGAGGTTAGTTCTATTGTAGAGGAGGGTGAATTTCTGAGAGATTGGAAGAAATGGGATAAAGGccacaagaagaagaagatacctGTTAGGAAGGTTGTGAGCCATAAAGTGACACCAATGCAGCTgaaaaaagataagaaaacgATCATATGGAGGCAGTTCGATGCTCCCGAACCCGAGAATTATTGGTATAGAGTGTGTGAAGGGCAAGCTGCGAAGTATATACAGCGACCGTGGCATGCCGTGTGGAAATCGAAAAGATTGATGAATATTGTGACAGAAATCAGTGGACGTATGGACTGGGATTTTGATGCCGTTCATGTGGTTCGAGGAGATAAGGCACAAAGCAAAGAGCTATGGCCTCATTTGGATGCTGATACATCTCCTGATGCTATTCTTGAAAAGTTGAAAGGGATGATTCGGCCTTGGAGGAATCTGTATATAGCCACCAACGAACCGTTCTATAACTACTTCGACAAATTACGATCTCATTTTAAAGTCCATTTGCTTGATGACTACAAGGAATTATGGGGAAATACGAGCGAGTGGTACAACGAAACGACGCTTGTAAACAATGGAAAACCTGTCGAGTTTGATGGGTACATGAGAGTTGCGGTAGATACTGAAGTGTTCTATAGGGCGAAGACTCGTGTTGAAACGTTCTATAATTTGACAAAAGATTGCAAGGATGGAGTCAATACGTGCTGA